A stretch of Endozoicomonas sp. SCSIO W0465 DNA encodes these proteins:
- a CDS encoding ankyrin repeat domain-containing protein: MTSICQHPKTESLLPALPVFDTGNRDDWSAPLNAFQPTGLVNPTAPPKATGEPGYPLHWAITNHEIESLSRLIAIGEMDINGTDMDGLSPLHLAALQGNIECLELLLMNAPGVLVNAKVVNGISPLCLAACNGHSGCVEVLLNAPGIMVNDKADSGWTPLSFAANNGHSDCVRALLRVPGIMVNEKDADGWTPLSLAAHNGHDGCLVAILNALDVRVNEKINAGMTPLCIAALNGYNRCIEALLSAVGIRVNETDDNGWTPLSLAAHNGHDECVKALLRAHGILVNKKNHDGWTPLCLAAARGYEEIVKALLSAPGILINEKNIDGLTPLHCATGNGHEVCMWLLIASQEMKIMLLNAAYEGQPGVLAEVLGILNILEEPTKSEAVMLVLNLADRDGKTLTFLAAQSGCDEVVALCLNALKALSEWKNPMVIRAALSVADRFGRTPLYIAAFLGHDNIVTRLLSAFTEYHDVVRQLMNVVNGLPKAEKVAVFGTLAGAVDQFKRKPLSVPVDNSCGEVVDQLIQAFPLLSAVLGKHKNSVKQLMQALQALPGDKRSYAIMTTLKKTRAEDGATPLYIAVSLGSIKIIKSLLGSVFTLLTDGKRKEAREVLYCACRVEKEDRAMEGITPLRIAVINRHGEAVKLLLDAKRKLFSII; this comes from the coding sequence ATGACATCCATCTGCCAGCACCCAAAAACGGAAAGTCTTCTGCCAGCACTCCCTGTTTTTGACACCGGTAACCGTGATGACTGGTCAGCCCCGCTGAATGCATTTCAGCCCACTGGTCTGGTTAATCCAACAGCACCGCCAAAAGCAACAGGCGAGCCCGGATACCCATTGCACTGGGCCATCACGAACCACGAGATCGAGTCGCTGTCGCGTCTGATCGCTATCGGGGAAATGGATATCAATGGTACCGATATGGATGGCCTGTCGCCCCTGCATCTGGCTGCGCTACAGGGCAATATTGAGTGCCTGGAACTGTTGTTAATGAATGCCCCCGGTGTTTTGGTGAATGCGAAGGTTGTCAATGGCATTTCACCCTTGTGCCTCGCTGCCTGTAACGGCCACTCCGGGTGCGTCGAGGTGTTATTGAACGCTCCCGGCATTATGGTCAATGACAAGGCCGACAGTGGGTGGACGCCCTTGAGCTTTGCTGCAAATAACGGCCATAGCGATTGCGTCAGGGCATTACTGAGAGTTCCCGGTATTATGGTTAATGAGAAGGATGCCGATGGCTGGACACCGTTGAGTCTGGCTGCCCATAACGGCCACGACGGGTGCCTCGTGGCGATACTGAATGCTCTCGACGTCAGGGTCAATGAAAAGATTAACGCTGGCATGACGCCCCTGTGCATCGCTGCCCTTAACGGCTACAACAGGTGCATCGAGGCGTTACTGAGTGCTGTCGGCATTAGGGTTAATGAGACGGATGATAATGGCTGGACGCCATTGAGTCTCGCTGCCCATAACGGCCACGATGAGTGCGTCAAAGCACTGCTGAGAGCTCACGGCATTCTGGTTAATAAGAAGAATCATGATGGCTGGACGCCTCTTTGCCTTGCGGCCGCACGTGGATATGAAGAGATCGTCAAGGCGCTGCTGAGCGCTCCCGGTATTCTGATTAATGAAAAAAATATTGATGGTTTGACGCCCTTGCATTGCGCAACCGGAAACGGCCATGAAGTGTGCATGTGGCTGTTGATTGCCAGTCAGGAAATGAAAATAATGCTCCTGAACGCGGCGTATGAAGGGCAACCCGGGGTTCTGGCGGAGGTACTGGGCATCCTGAATATACTGGAGGAGCCCACAAAGTCCGAGGCCGTCATGCTGGTCCTGAATTTGGCCGACCGGGACGGTAAAACCCTGACCTTCCTGGCTGCACAATCCGGATGCGACGAAGTTGTAGCCTTATGCCTGAATGCCCTGAAGGCGCTATCGGAGTGGAAAAATCCGATGGTTATCAGGGCGGCGCTGAGTGTGGCAGACAGATTTGGCAGAACGCCTCTCTATATTGCCGCTTTTTTGGGTCACGATAACATTGTTACCCGGTTACTGTCTGCTTTCACAGAGTATCACGACGTTGTGAGGCAATTAATGAATGTGGTGAATGGCCTCCCGAAAGCTGAAAAAGTTGCTGTATTCGGAACATTGGCAGGCGCGGTCGACCAGTTCAAAAGAAAGCCACTGTCAGTACCTGTCGATAACAGCTGTGGGGAAGTCGTGGATCAGCTGATTCAGGCCTTCCCCCTCTTGAGTGCTGTTCTGGGCAAGCATAAGAACAGTGTGAAACAGTTAATGCAAGCGTTGCAAGCATTACCAGGGGACAAAAGGAGTTATGCCATTATGACGACACTGAAGAAAACCCGGGCGGAAGATGGAGCAACACCGTTGTATATTGCAGTCAGTCTGGGAAGTATTAAAATAATCAAGTCGCTGTTGGGCTCTGTGTTTACGCTCCTGACTGATGGAAAGCGCAAAGAAGCCCGGGAAGTACTGTACTGTGCTTGTCGGGTTGAAAAAGAGGATAGGGCCATGGAAGGGATAACCCCGCTCAGGATCGCTGTCATAAACCGGCATGGTGAGGCTGTGAAGTTGTTGCTGGATGCGAAGCGGAAGTTATTCAGCATTATATAA
- a CDS encoding transposase, with translation MTKFEMVAMLTSDHQVILRELASYTTFLAGALSSTAVPTFCELLFGCMLSADGFVTQALLTIDFHCVWSSYHHWLSQGKWQWKNLARHLIRLVCSKAPENQPVVLGLDDWVIERFSDKAPACRTHHQHSKKRNRPTYIWGQCWVSLAIIFERAADEVFTAIPVISFPTPASGNTSKLKIAVAMLRVVRNEVKDRVLRLLTDCWYMNWTLIKPALEMNIEVVGQIPSNRALYALPPAPTVKKRGRPKKYGIKMTTEQVKKLPEEKATVWMYGKFRKIRYRTLICRARFLKGREVRVVWSRFENDKGLTESRIFISTNPELEGLEVLRAYSRRWPVEPMFHQLKHAFGCCHLWQQKLRTLLRWMHLKMAGYALLQLLTVCKNQACLNISRIPWRSPDTTTAGMMKIALSGIIPRFSIRKGWNRYKQKYEFNFRDLIDQLIPDNSEAA, from the coding sequence ATGACGAAATTCGAGATGGTTGCCATGCTCACTTCAGATCATCAAGTAATCCTCAGGGAGCTCGCTTCATATACAACCTTTCTTGCTGGAGCGCTATCATCAACTGCAGTACCAACGTTCTGCGAACTGCTGTTCGGTTGCATGCTTTCAGCCGACGGCTTTGTTACACAGGCGTTGTTAACAATTGATTTTCATTGTGTGTGGAGCAGCTACCACCACTGGCTATCTCAGGGCAAGTGGCAATGGAAGAACTTGGCACGCCACTTGATCCGTCTGGTCTGCTCCAAAGCTCCTGAGAATCAACCTGTGGTCCTGGGGCTTGATGACTGGGTAATCGAACGGTTTTCCGACAAAGCCCCTGCTTGTCGTACACATCATCAACACAGCAAGAAACGCAATCGGCCGACGTACATCTGGGGGCAGTGTTGGGTTTCCCTGGCCATCATATTTGAGCGGGCTGCAGATGAAGTATTTACCGCCATACCGGTGATCTCATTTCCGACACCAGCTTCAGGTAACACCAGCAAACTGAAAATTGCCGTGGCCATGCTCAGGGTGGTACGCAATGAAGTGAAGGATCGAGTGCTACGCCTGCTAACCGATTGCTGGTATATGAACTGGACACTGATAAAGCCAGCTCTGGAAATGAACATAGAAGTTGTTGGTCAGATACCTTCAAATCGGGCCCTCTATGCTTTGCCGCCAGCACCCACCGTAAAGAAGCGAGGGCGCCCAAAAAAGTACGGCATCAAGATGACGACAGAACAGGTTAAGAAACTGCCGGAAGAAAAAGCAACAGTATGGATGTACGGCAAATTTCGCAAAATACGTTATCGTACCCTGATCTGTCGCGCCAGATTCCTTAAAGGTCGTGAAGTACGCGTCGTCTGGAGTCGCTTTGAAAATGACAAAGGTCTGACCGAAAGCAGAATATTCATCTCGACCAATCCGGAACTTGAGGGACTGGAGGTGCTTCGTGCCTATTCCCGGAGATGGCCGGTAGAGCCAATGTTTCACCAACTCAAACATGCTTTTGGCTGTTGCCATTTATGGCAGCAGAAATTGCGAACACTGCTTCGATGGATGCATTTGAAAATGGCAGGCTATGCATTATTGCAGTTATTAACCGTTTGTAAAAATCAGGCATGTCTGAATATTTCTCGGATACCCTGGAGAAGCCCGGATACAACCACTGCAGGCATGATGAAAATTGCTCTTTCAGGAATTATTCCGAGGTTCTCTATTCGCAAGGGCTGGAACAGATATAAGCAAAAATATGAGTTCAATTTTCGCGATCTGATCGACCAGTTAATACCGGATAATTCAGAAGCAGCATAA
- a CDS encoding ankyrin repeat domain-containing protein yields MANQGQEQVAELLQAFPILSAARNGQTDIVDRIVKILATWPESKRCQAVTTVMTLSGNDGGTALHVAAGSGQSKVVEQILNKLASFPEAEQVAVFGALVGEVDTRNRSPLNVAMAKGYGKIVNQLIQALPLLSAVAGGHNKSVGQFMRALQALPAAKGCSAITAVLKKARPEGATPLYIAAKLGNIEVIKLLLGAVDTLLTDGKRKEAREVLYSACRVEEEGGAIGKTPLMIAAEKLHDEAVPLLLEAIRKLFSIL; encoded by the coding sequence GTGGCCAACCAGGGGCAAGAACAGGTGGCGGAACTTCTGCAGGCTTTCCCCATCCTGAGTGCTGCCCGGAACGGGCAAACCGATATTGTCGACCGGATAGTGAAAATTCTGGCGACCTGGCCTGAATCTAAACGGTGTCAGGCCGTCACCACGGTAATGACTCTCTCCGGCAACGACGGGGGAACAGCGCTTCATGTGGCTGCTGGCTCTGGCCAGAGCAAAGTTGTTGAGCAAATCCTGAATAAGTTAGCAAGCTTCCCGGAAGCAGAACAAGTTGCTGTCTTTGGAGCACTGGTAGGCGAAGTCGATACACGCAATAGATCGCCACTAAACGTAGCTATGGCTAAGGGCTACGGGAAAATTGTCAATCAGCTGATTCAGGCCCTCCCACTCCTGAGTGCGGTAGCAGGCGGGCATAACAAAAGCGTGGGGCAGTTCATGCGGGCGTTGCAAGCATTACCAGCAGCGAAAGGGTGTTCTGCCATTACAGCGGTACTCAAGAAAGCCCGGCCAGAGGGAGCAACACCGTTGTATATTGCAGCCAAGCTGGGAAATATTGAGGTAATAAAGCTGTTGTTGGGCGCGGTGGATACGCTCCTGACCGATGGAAAGCGCAAAGAAGCGAGAGAAGTGCTGTACTCTGCCTGCCGGGTTGAAGAAGAGGGTGGGGCCATTGGGAAAACCCCGCTTATGATCGCTGCTGAAAAACTGCATGATGAAGCTGTGCCGTTGCTACTGGAGGCGATACGGAAGTTATTCAGTATTTTATAA
- a CDS encoding transposase: protein MKNPILESLRQSSGNKAGGKKGHQGTCLKQVDIPDYIEYLPVKECNKCQASLLDSEPVKYIERQVFEPGRPGEFEVTAHRAEVKICTCGCRNQAEFPEGVTAAAQYGSATQAMAVYLNQYHFLPFKRVSHWLHVMRDEQWTLYYLSEKRGREAMDTMGILLTFAGVLVHDHWKSYFAYAATHVLCNAHHLRELLGVVDRDSNQLALRLMKLLRLSWHYCKGFKTIGMLQMPSVVCERIEKIYDRLLQRALMKEVVYMEKQREELKRKKVKNTKAYNLFKRLTEFKAETLRFMSDFTIPFDNNGSERDVRMAKLKQKISGCFRSADGGSMFARIRSYLSSARKQGMDIYQSLHRAVRNYCNMPLLSAE, encoded by the coding sequence ATGAAAAACCCAATCCTAGAAAGTCTGAGACAGTCTTCTGGTAATAAAGCCGGTGGAAAGAAAGGGCATCAGGGCACTTGTCTTAAACAGGTCGATATCCCTGACTATATTGAGTACCTTCCGGTTAAAGAATGCAATAAATGTCAGGCGTCTCTTCTTGATAGTGAGCCGGTCAAATATATTGAACGACAGGTGTTTGAACCAGGGAGACCGGGTGAATTTGAAGTAACGGCCCATAGAGCTGAAGTAAAAATCTGCACTTGTGGTTGTCGGAATCAGGCTGAATTCCCGGAAGGTGTTACCGCTGCCGCACAATATGGCTCAGCCACACAGGCTATGGCCGTCTATCTTAACCAATACCATTTCCTGCCTTTTAAGCGCGTGTCGCACTGGCTACACGTTATGCGGGATGAACAATGGACGCTCTACTACTTGTCTGAAAAGCGAGGTCGTGAGGCCATGGACACGATGGGCATACTGCTAACATTTGCAGGCGTTCTGGTTCATGATCATTGGAAATCCTATTTTGCATATGCGGCAACTCACGTACTTTGCAATGCCCATCACCTGAGGGAGCTTTTGGGTGTTGTTGATAGGGACAGCAATCAACTGGCGTTGCGATTGATGAAGCTACTGAGGCTTTCCTGGCATTACTGCAAGGGCTTTAAGACCATAGGTATGCTACAGATGCCAAGTGTTGTCTGTGAACGAATCGAGAAGATTTATGACCGGTTGCTTCAGCGGGCTCTAATGAAAGAAGTCGTCTATATGGAGAAGCAACGAGAGGAGCTTAAGCGCAAGAAAGTCAAGAATACTAAAGCTTACAATCTCTTCAAACGACTCACTGAGTTCAAGGCTGAGACACTGCGCTTCATGTCAGATTTTACCATTCCCTTCGATAACAATGGCAGTGAGCGGGATGTTCGAATGGCCAAGTTAAAGCAGAAAATCTCAGGCTGCTTCAGGAGTGCAGACGGTGGTTCTATGTTTGCACGGATTCGCAGCTATTTGTCGTCTGCCAGAAAACAGGGAATGGACATATATCAATCACTTCATAGAGCTGTTCGGAATTACTGTAATATGCCTTTGCTCAGTGCTGAATAG
- a CDS encoding DUF6444 domain-containing protein, which translates to MIPELPATMSAEILLKENAELRMRVACLEERCRELEEKVGKNSQNSSKPPSSDGYQKPCKNSNSPDHSDDLSADKGTDPSDEKPNPRKSETVFW; encoded by the coding sequence ATGATTCCAGAACTACCCGCAACTATGTCGGCTGAGATTCTCTTGAAAGAGAATGCAGAGCTGCGGATGAGAGTTGCCTGTCTGGAAGAGCGATGTCGAGAATTGGAAGAAAAGGTTGGCAAGAACAGTCAAAACAGCAGCAAGCCGCCATCGTCTGATGGTTATCAAAAACCTTGTAAAAACAGTAATTCTCCAGATCATTCTGACGACCTTTCCGCAGATAAAGGTACCGATCCATCGGATGAAAAACCCAATCCTAGAAAGTCTGAGACAGTCTTCTGGTAA
- a CDS encoding IS66 family transposase produces the protein MLANIVEKWCLRGWYKNQKIPDLCGGAEQLQFQIYVGVLNSYNTLYKMSVSAGTVANFVARTYENLASTEEVIRDALRESSVAGADETGMRAEGSLHWLHVMRDEQWTLYYLSEKRGREAMDTMGILLTFAGVLVHDHWKSYFAYAATHVLCNAHHLRELLGVVDRDSNQLALRLMKLLRLSWHYCKGFKTIGMLQMPSVVCERIEKIYDRLLQRALMKEVVYMEKQREELKRKKVKNTKAYNLFKRLTEFKAETLRFMSDFTIPFDNNGSERDVRMAKLKQKISGCFRSADGGSMFARIRSYLSSARKQGMDIYQSLHRAVRNYCNMPLLSAE, from the coding sequence ATGCTGGCGAATATTGTGGAAAAATGGTGCTTAAGAGGATGGTATAAAAATCAGAAAATTCCAGATTTATGTGGGGGTGCTGAACAGTTACAATTCCAGATTTATGTGGGGGTGCTGAACAGTTACAATACTCTCTATAAAATGAGTGTAAGTGCAGGCACTGTCGCCAATTTTGTGGCCAGAACCTATGAAAATCTGGCTTCTACTGAAGAGGTTATTCGTGACGCCTTGCGGGAATCGTCTGTTGCCGGAGCCGATGAAACGGGTATGCGGGCCGAGGGCTCTTTGCACTGGCTACACGTTATGCGGGATGAACAATGGACGCTCTACTACTTGTCTGAAAAGCGAGGTCGTGAGGCCATGGACACGATGGGCATACTGCTAACATTTGCAGGCGTTCTGGTTCATGATCATTGGAAATCCTATTTTGCATATGCGGCAACTCACGTACTTTGCAATGCCCATCACCTGAGGGAGCTTTTGGGTGTTGTTGATAGGGACAGCAATCAACTGGCGTTGCGATTGATGAAGCTACTGAGGCTTTCCTGGCATTACTGCAAGGGCTTTAAGACCATAGGTATGCTACAGATGCCAAGTGTTGTCTGTGAACGAATCGAGAAGATTTATGACCGGTTGCTTCAGCGGGCTCTAATGAAAGAAGTCGTCTATATGGAGAAGCAACGAGAGGAGCTTAAGCGCAAGAAAGTCAAGAATACTAAAGCTTACAATCTCTTCAAACGACTCACTGAGTTCAAGGCTGAGACACTGCGCTTCATGTCAGATTTTACCATTCCCTTCGATAACAATGGCAGTGAGCGGGATGTTCGAATGGCCAAGTTAAAGCAGAAAATCTCAGGCTGCTTCAGGAGTGCAGACGGTGGTTCTATGTTTGCACGGATTCGCAGCTATTTGTCGTCTGCCAGAAAACAGGGAATGGACATATATCAATCACTTCATAGAGCTGTTCGGAATTACTGTAATATGCCTTTGCTCAGTGCTGAATAG
- the nhaC gene encoding Na+/H+ antiporter NhaC, with translation MTVSTQPETSWKEPGFLHAFITLAAIIAVISTGLFILETSLHSLILVSLMIASVSAFSLGYDFRAVRDAMNSGITGALTAIYIFILIGVLIAAFIQSGTLATLIYYGIEFVSPAIFLPAGLILCSLMSLATGTSWGTVGTIGVVLMGIGTTMGIPAPLVAGMVISGACFGDKMSPVSDTTNLASMTSKVDLYAHIRGMLFTTGPAYILALVVFSLMGLDYAENQLPTEQLSAMQVALQDTFTINALTLLPLIIMLALSTARVAAEPSMMMASSVAVVIAIFIQDQSLTTVLGSLYGGGSVRTGLESMDSLLGRGGITSMMWTLSLSLMALALGGILERCRFLRVLIHTVVTRIKRTSTLVTTTIIACFTGNMTMGEAYMSIILGGQLFSDAYDQKGVDSRVLSRSLEEGATLTTALIPWTTGGAFFASTLGVAVIDYAPWALLNWLSPVFAMVFAVMGFGLFGKDQNLQQTSPAV, from the coding sequence TTGACTGTATCGACACAGCCAGAAACATCATGGAAAGAGCCCGGTTTTCTCCATGCGTTTATTACACTTGCTGCAATTATTGCCGTCATTAGCACTGGTCTTTTTATTCTGGAAACCAGTCTGCACAGTTTGATTCTGGTTTCTCTGATGATTGCTTCCGTCAGCGCCTTTTCCCTTGGCTACGATTTCCGTGCCGTTCGGGATGCCATGAATTCCGGAATTACCGGAGCGCTGACTGCAATTTATATTTTTATTCTGATCGGTGTACTGATTGCGGCCTTTATTCAAAGTGGTACGTTGGCAACATTGATTTACTATGGCATTGAATTTGTCAGTCCTGCGATTTTTCTCCCTGCCGGGCTCATTCTCTGTAGCCTGATGTCCCTTGCCACCGGTACCAGCTGGGGGACGGTTGGCACCATTGGGGTGGTTCTGATGGGGATCGGCACAACCATGGGGATACCGGCTCCTCTGGTTGCCGGTATGGTTATCTCCGGTGCCTGCTTTGGCGACAAAATGTCTCCGGTTTCGGATACCACCAACCTTGCCTCCATGACCTCAAAAGTTGATCTCTATGCTCATATTCGGGGCATGCTGTTTACTACCGGGCCCGCCTATATTCTTGCCTTGGTGGTATTCTCGCTGATGGGGTTGGATTATGCTGAAAATCAGTTACCCACTGAACAACTGTCAGCCATGCAGGTGGCTTTACAGGACACATTTACAATCAATGCACTGACTCTGTTACCGCTGATCATTATGTTGGCTCTCAGTACGGCCCGTGTTGCAGCAGAACCAAGCATGATGATGGCATCTTCTGTTGCTGTGGTGATTGCTATCTTTATTCAGGATCAGAGTCTGACAACAGTTCTTGGCAGTCTTTATGGCGGCGGCAGTGTCCGTACCGGCCTGGAAAGTATGGATTCATTGCTTGGACGAGGTGGTATTACCTCGATGATGTGGACGCTTTCATTATCTCTCATGGCATTGGCATTGGGGGGTATCCTGGAGCGATGCCGTTTTTTGCGGGTGCTCATTCATACGGTTGTTACAAGAATAAAAAGAACATCGACTCTGGTTACCACTACCATTATTGCCTGCTTTACAGGGAATATGACTATGGGGGAAGCTTACATGTCAATCATATTGGGTGGTCAGCTATTTAGTGACGCCTATGATCAAAAGGGCGTAGATAGCCGTGTGCTTTCACGCTCTCTGGAAGAAGGGGCTACGCTTACAACAGCACTCATTCCATGGACTACCGGAGGAGCATTTTTTGCCTCGACCTTGGGCGTTGCAGTGATTGATTATGCGCCCTGGGCCCTTTTAAACTGGCTCAGTCCGGTTTTTGCTATGGTATTTGCCGTTATGGGCTTTGGCCTGTTCGGCAAAGATCAAAATCTTCAACAAACCAGTCCGGCTGTTTGA
- a CDS encoding MFS transporter gives MTQTTPKPSKRCITASSSQYKLASSVSLGGMLEIYDFLIYGLMASYIAENFFPAEDPVTSLLNALASFAIGYLTRPLGGFVFGHFGDRYGRKKTFTFSIFLMAVTTALMGCLPGWNSIGAAAPITLITLRLLQGFSLGGEIPGAITYLSETTPERRGLVIGILFLAMMIGISFGTFVHGMLEMHLSAEDMKDWGWRVPFWIGGFLGIISYHIRKHFSESGLFEALDQTKAQASIPIVLLFKQHTRGVICGFMTIGLCGATVTIYSIYMPGYLYSLLGFPREAVAWQTALAFLMLSPLCLIFGMLSDLMNHKLIFGIMAVVIATVSWPAFHYFSSPAAELNKILLICGLLAAAASGALPPLLISFFPTEVRYTGVATCYNIGFAIFGGIAPFISTLMAKYSNNTSGPAIYLSLIAAVSLIALFINWPNVHLKRDSETF, from the coding sequence ATGACTCAAACAACGCCCAAACCATCCAAACGGTGCATTACAGCATCTTCCAGCCAATACAAGTTGGCATCTTCCGTATCACTGGGGGGAATGCTGGAGATTTATGATTTCCTGATATATGGCTTGATGGCCAGCTATATTGCCGAGAACTTTTTTCCTGCAGAAGACCCTGTCACTTCATTACTCAATGCGTTGGCTTCGTTTGCCATTGGTTATCTGACTCGTCCTCTGGGTGGTTTTGTTTTTGGGCACTTTGGGGACCGCTATGGCCGTAAGAAGACGTTTACCTTTTCCATCTTTTTGATGGCGGTAACCACCGCATTGATGGGGTGTCTTCCCGGATGGAACAGTATCGGTGCAGCAGCACCCATCACTCTGATCACCTTACGGCTACTCCAGGGATTCTCCCTGGGTGGAGAAATTCCGGGAGCGATCACCTATCTGAGTGAAACTACGCCGGAAAGGCGTGGGTTGGTGATCGGCATTCTGTTTCTGGCTATGATGATTGGCATATCGTTCGGAACATTCGTTCACGGCATGCTTGAAATGCACCTGTCGGCAGAAGATATGAAGGACTGGGGCTGGCGAGTCCCTTTCTGGATCGGAGGATTTCTGGGAATCATCAGCTATCACATCCGCAAACACTTCTCGGAATCTGGCTTATTTGAAGCACTTGACCAGACCAAGGCGCAGGCCTCCATACCAATTGTTCTCCTTTTCAAACAACATACCCGGGGAGTTATCTGCGGATTCATGACCATTGGTCTGTGTGGAGCAACCGTGACTATCTACAGCATTTACATGCCGGGTTATCTTTATTCACTGCTTGGTTTTCCCCGGGAAGCGGTCGCCTGGCAAACCGCCCTGGCATTTCTGATGTTATCGCCACTTTGTCTGATATTCGGGATGCTATCCGATCTGATGAATCACAAACTGATTTTTGGCATTATGGCGGTTGTTATTGCTACTGTCTCCTGGCCAGCGTTTCATTATTTCTCTTCACCAGCCGCCGAGCTCAATAAGATCCTGTTGATCTGTGGCCTTCTGGCAGCTGCCGCATCGGGGGCGCTTCCGCCACTGTTGATCAGTTTTTTTCCCACGGAAGTTCGTTATACAGGCGTTGCTACCTGTTACAACATAGGATTTGCAATTTTTGGGGGCATTGCCCCTTTTATATCAACACTAATGGCTAAATACTCAAATAATACGTCGGGTCCGGCTATTTATCTTTCACTCATTGCAGCCGTCAGCTTGATCGCCCTGTTTATTAACTGGCCAAATGTTCATTTAAAAAGAGATAGTGAAACTTTTTAA
- a CDS encoding metallophosphoesterase, translated as MFYQHFRQNEVGRDFVIGDLHGMYDLLMSLLANADFDRKKDRCFSCGDLIDRGPDSEKCLSLMDEPWFHCVRGNHEQCMIDTVRHPSSHEMAKWILCGGDWHLQVSSERMNRYAAKASEQPVLISVDLSGDRQVAICHAEYPLPVWNPGKIASDPNLIWAMQWSRSRIQSGDQSVVAGIDHIFCGHTIVDQTVTLGNTHFIDTGGFESNRLTLICLSDLAE; from the coding sequence ATGTTTTACCAGCATTTCCGTCAGAATGAAGTTGGCCGTGATTTTGTTATTGGCGATTTGCATGGAATGTACGATCTCCTGATGTCCTTACTGGCCAACGCCGACTTTGACAGGAAAAAGGATCGTTGTTTCAGTTGTGGCGATCTGATTGATCGTGGGCCGGATTCAGAAAAGTGCCTCTCTCTCATGGATGAACCATGGTTCCACTGTGTTCGTGGCAATCATGAGCAGTGCATGATTGATACGGTAAGGCACCCATCCTCTCATGAGATGGCTAAATGGATACTTTGTGGCGGTGATTGGCATTTGCAGGTTTCATCAGAAAGAATGAACCGATATGCCGCCAAAGCCTCTGAGCAGCCGGTTTTGATCTCGGTTGATCTTTCTGGCGACAGGCAGGTGGCCATTTGCCATGCAGAGTACCCGTTGCCGGTTTGGAATCCGGGGAAAATTGCATCTGACCCGAATCTGATATGGGCGATGCAGTGGTCCAGGTCCAGGATTCAAAGTGGTGATCAGTCAGTAGTTGCAGGCATTGATCACATCTTCTGTGGTCATACCATTGTTGATCAGACAGTCACTCTGGGAAATACGCACTTTATTGATACGGGCGGATTTGAGAGCAACCGTCTGACGCTGATATGCCTCAGCGACCTTGCTGAGTGA
- a CDS encoding NAD(P)H-dependent oxidoreductase, producing MNTALRKQILDAFNFRHACKSFDASRKIPDEDFDFILDAGRLSPSSFGFEPWKFLVIQNPDLREKIKTVSWGAQGQLPTASHFVIILARKENSMHYESEYILDHMRNVKQLPEDVVDMISEFYRDFQNSDFRLTESPRAMFDWACKQTYIALGNMMSVAAQIGIDSCPIEGFNRDKLEPVMEQEGLLDSSEFGVSVMVAFGYRENEPYPKTRHRQKSVVEWH from the coding sequence ATGAACACTGCCCTGCGTAAACAAATTCTGGACGCTTTTAACTTCCGCCACGCCTGCAAAAGCTTTGATGCAAGCCGAAAAATACCCGATGAGGATTTCGATTTTATTCTGGATGCCGGACGTCTCTCTCCCAGTTCATTTGGCTTTGAACCCTGGAAGTTTCTGGTGATCCAGAACCCGGATCTTAGGGAAAAGATCAAAACCGTCAGCTGGGGAGCCCAGGGACAGTTACCAACTGCCAGTCATTTTGTCATCATTCTGGCCCGCAAGGAAAACAGCATGCATTATGAGTCTGAGTATATCCTGGACCATATGCGTAATGTGAAACAGCTGCCCGAAGATGTCGTGGATATGATCAGTGAATTCTACCGTGACTTTCAGAACAGCGACTTCCGGTTGACCGAATCCCCCAGGGCCATGTTTGACTGGGCCTGTAAACAGACGTATATCGCCCTCGGCAATATGATGAGCGTAGCCGCCCAGATTGGCATTGACTCCTGCCCGATTGAAGGTTTCAACCGTGACAAGCTGGAGCCAGTGATGGAACAGGAAGGCCTGCTGGATAGCAGTGAGTTTGGTGTCAGCGTGATGGTCGCCTTTGGTTACCGGGAAAACGAGCCTTACCCAAAAACCCGCCATCGGCAGAAATCTGTTGTCGAATGGCACTAA